In bacterium, the following are encoded in one genomic region:
- a CDS encoding glycoside hydrolase family 27 protein — translation MRKWFLVWSLFTFTSLFAQKYAGLALTPPMGWNSWNKFGCDVNEDLIRSTADAMVASGMQAAGYRYIVIDDCWHGQRDADGFIQPDPVRFPSGMKALADYIHSKGLKFGIYSDAGWKTCGGRPGSRGHEYQDALQYARWGVDYLKYDWCYTDDLNAKGAYITMREALAAAGRPILLSLCEWGTSKPWEWAAEVGHLWRTTGDITAIFDGIEDHGSWKSLGVMQILDLQEGLRNHAGPDHWNDPDMLEVGNGMTAAEDRAHFSMWCMLAAPLMAGNDLGSMSPETRAILTNADAIAVDQDALGIQGFRYSAIDSVEVWFKPLVHNAWAVCFLNRSRLSKSVVFDWKTEKISDTLSGRNIDFASSAFRLEDLWAHKENGSTRRPFSAVISSHDVRLFRLVPVKK, via the coding sequence ATGCGAAAATGGTTTCTGGTTTGGTCGCTTTTTACTTTCACGTCCCTGTTCGCTCAGAAATATGCCGGTTTGGCCTTGACGCCGCCGATGGGCTGGAACAGCTGGAACAAATTCGGATGCGATGTCAACGAAGACCTTATCCGCAGCACGGCCGATGCCATGGTTGCCAGCGGCATGCAGGCGGCCGGATACCGTTACATCGTTATTGACGACTGCTGGCACGGCCAGCGGGATGCCGATGGATTTATCCAGCCGGATCCAGTCCGATTCCCCTCCGGCATGAAGGCTCTGGCCGACTATATCCACAGCAAGGGGCTGAAATTTGGCATTTATTCGGATGCCGGCTGGAAGACTTGCGGCGGCCGGCCCGGCAGCCGGGGTCATGAGTACCAGGATGCCCTGCAATACGCCCGCTGGGGCGTGGATTATCTCAAGTATGACTGGTGCTACACCGACGATCTCAATGCCAAAGGAGCCTACATCACGATGCGTGAGGCGCTCGCTGCCGCGGGCAGGCCCATCCTCCTCAGCCTCTGCGAATGGGGCACCAGCAAACCCTGGGAATGGGCCGCTGAGGTCGGGCATCTCTGGCGCACTACCGGAGATATCACCGCTATCTTCGACGGCATCGAGGACCACGGCAGCTGGAAATCGCTGGGAGTAATGCAGATTCTCGATCTGCAGGAGGGTCTGCGCAACCATGCGGGTCCGGACCATTGGAATGATCCGGATATGTTGGAGGTGGGAAACGGCATGACAGCGGCTGAAGACCGCGCCCATTTTTCCATGTGGTGCATGCTCGCCGCCCCTTTGATGGCCGGAAACGATCTCGGTTCCATGTCACCAGAGACCCGCGCAATACTGACCAACGCGGATGCCATCGCCGTTGATCAGGACGCGCTGGGCATCCAGGGCTTCCGCTATTCAGCAATCGACAGTGTCGAGGTCTGGTTCAAGCCCCTGGTGCATAATGCGTGGGCGGTCTGCTTTCTCAACCGCAGCCGTCTTTCAAAAAGCGTGGTCTTCGACTGGAAAACGGAGAAGATCAGTGATACCCTTTCCGGGAGGAACATCGATTTTGCATCCTCGGCCTTCAGGCTTGAAGATCTCTGGGCCCACAAGGAAAATGGAAGCACCCGTCGTCCTTTTTCAGCGGTGATTTCCTCTCATGATGTTCGGCTCTTCCGGCTCGTTCCGGTGAAAAAATAA
- a CDS encoding pectinesterase family protein yields MNRYFTLFLALILVLLAAGAIMAQAPAIVHWSLNATDSARVSAVSGNARGLTQTHGDSFMCRDYANGPGPDQRWYPYNFITKKAIMWGPDTTQNNNIWVQFAAHPKAYNDFHADSMTIYLGAKGTDRLRANLWYDTHADFSSPVALNSTPLVLKKDGDSLFTFILDKEVPEGDTLYVRVYAWNAGPASNSKYLYMRLCTIYGTTVANPIPASATWALTNPGTGGTGQTVATAGNVLAADEKLVNMNINGYTGYNSAQRLRIISAPGKYEWPAAQLTQIDSVYVEFSVSPKLGTRFTVNTLSMDLGCHSINNFKANVWYSKDPSFANPVQIVFQTADTVNNYLPRGPDVPAYTVTAQPGLLVEQGETFYLRVYPWVHNNATVSSGKYLTIQNVLIGGVSESAPMPSSATWALTDPNTGGTGKTVTTAGKVTAADEKLVNLNINQYTGYHAAQRLRIISAPGKYEWPAGQLTQIDSVYVEFAVSPKAGASFTVQSLSLDLGCHSINNFKANVWYSIDPSFANPVQVVFQTADTVNNYLPRGPDVPAYTVTAQPGLLVKPEETFYLRVYPWVHNNATVSSGKYLTIQNVVISGLAEGGADYEMPLIVTSQPTYISTTFATAGGTIPSDGGAPVTARGVCWSTLPAPTTADAKTVDGAGSGAFVSHVTGLTAGVNYHLRAYATNDAGTAYGEEMTFKTLDSLVVPTVTTVAVNNIMVKSAKSGGTVTEWGGSDVIARGICWNLTGDPTVADNKTENGTGIGAFTSSLSALTASTTYFVRAWATNATGTGYGQVETFTTQAPAPAVLKVVAQDGSGDYTTVQAAFNDVPDFYTGMWCIYVKAGTYREKLMLAQNKTNVVLKGENAMTTILTYDDYSGKAGVGGTSNSYSTAIEADDFTAMDITFQNTVKNDGTFSDQQAVALRINGDRGAYYNCRLLGYQDTYYAWGGRGTVRTYMKECYIEGSVDFIFGRNINVFDHCELHVNRHSGCITAPSTDATSRFGLVFMDCKITADSVGFDGVPITSFHLGRPWQGRPQCVYLRCDEPATLSPEGWTVMTAGLNPFFAEYHCFGGGSNFFGRINGGIQLSNAEAAEYTIANIFAKTSNPNLGFDWMPEKPVFTGIEWSKGPEALPMVYELSQNYPNPFNPVTTIHYALPRSSHVRITIYNILGARVATLVEGQQAAGRYSIRFDGLNLGSGAYFYRIDAGTFHQTRKMLLLK; encoded by the coding sequence ATGAACCGTTATTTTACTTTGTTCCTCGCCCTGATACTGGTACTGCTGGCCGCCGGCGCCATCATGGCCCAGGCTCCCGCCATAGTCCACTGGAGCCTCAACGCGACCGACAGCGCTAGGGTTTCGGCGGTCTCCGGCAACGCTCGCGGCCTCACCCAGACCCACGGCGATTCCTTTATGTGCCGCGACTATGCCAACGGTCCGGGACCCGATCAGCGCTGGTATCCCTATAATTTTATTACCAAAAAAGCCATCATGTGGGGCCCGGACACGACCCAGAACAACAATATCTGGGTGCAGTTTGCGGCGCACCCCAAGGCTTACAATGATTTTCACGCTGATTCGATGACCATCTACCTGGGCGCCAAAGGTACCGACAGGCTCCGCGCCAACCTCTGGTACGATACCCATGCCGATTTCTCTAGCCCGGTCGCGCTGAACAGCACTCCCCTGGTTTTGAAAAAGGACGGCGATTCGCTCTTCACATTTATTCTCGACAAGGAGGTGCCAGAAGGCGATACTCTCTACGTACGCGTCTATGCCTGGAACGCCGGCCCGGCCTCGAACAGCAAATACCTCTATATGCGCCTCTGCACCATTTACGGGACAACGGTGGCCAATCCGATTCCTGCATCGGCGACCTGGGCTTTGACTAATCCCGGAACCGGCGGCACCGGCCAGACCGTCGCCACCGCCGGTAATGTTCTCGCCGCGGACGAGAAACTCGTCAACATGAACATCAATGGGTATACCGGTTACAACAGCGCCCAGCGGCTGCGCATCATCTCCGCGCCGGGCAAGTATGAGTGGCCGGCCGCGCAGCTGACCCAGATCGATTCGGTCTATGTCGAGTTCTCGGTCTCTCCCAAACTGGGCACCCGATTCACAGTGAATACGCTCAGCATGGATCTTGGCTGCCATTCGATCAATAACTTTAAGGCGAACGTCTGGTACTCCAAAGATCCCTCTTTTGCCAATCCGGTCCAGATCGTCTTTCAAACCGCAGATACCGTCAACAACTATCTGCCGCGTGGTCCGGATGTTCCTGCCTATACGGTAACCGCTCAGCCCGGCCTGCTTGTCGAGCAGGGAGAGACCTTTTATCTCCGCGTCTATCCCTGGGTGCATAACAATGCCACCGTCAGCTCGGGCAAGTATTTGACCATTCAGAATGTCCTGATCGGCGGCGTGAGTGAAAGTGCCCCGATGCCCTCCTCGGCCACCTGGGCGTTGACCGATCCAAACACGGGAGGCACCGGCAAGACGGTCACCACCGCGGGCAAGGTCACTGCAGCGGATGAAAAACTGGTTAACCTTAACATCAATCAATACACCGGCTACCATGCTGCCCAGCGGCTGCGCATCATCTCTGCGCCAGGCAAGTATGAATGGCCGGCCGGGCAGCTGACCCAGATCGATTCGGTCTATGTCGAGTTTGCAGTCTCGCCAAAAGCCGGTGCCAGCTTTACAGTGCAATCACTCTCGCTCGACTTGGGTTGCCATTCGATCAATAACTTCAAGGCAAATGTCTGGTACTCCATAGATCCCTCTTTTGCTAATCCAGTGCAGGTTGTTTTTCAAACCGCGGATACTGTCAACAACTATCTGCCGCGCGGTCCGGATGTTCCTGCCTATACGGTAACCGCTCAGCCTGGCCTTCTCGTCAAACCGGAAGAGACCTTTTATCTCCGGGTCTACCCCTGGGTCCATAACAATGCCACGGTCAGCTCAGGCAAGTATTTGACGATCCAGAATGTCGTCATCAGCGGCCTCGCGGAAGGCGGCGCCGATTACGAAATGCCCCTCATCGTTACCAGTCAACCCACCTACATCTCCACCACGTTCGCCACTGCCGGCGGAACCATTCCATCTGATGGCGGCGCCCCGGTGACCGCCCGCGGAGTGTGCTGGAGTACCCTCCCTGCTCCGACCACCGCCGACGCCAAAACCGTAGACGGCGCAGGCTCCGGCGCTTTTGTCTCCCATGTGACCGGTCTCACTGCCGGTGTAAATTACCATCTGCGCGCTTACGCGACCAATGATGCCGGCACCGCTTACGGCGAAGAGATGACCTTCAAAACCCTCGATTCGCTGGTGGTCCCGACGGTGACCACGGTCGCTGTCAACAATATCATGGTCAAATCGGCCAAGAGCGGCGGTACCGTGACGGAATGGGGGGGCAGCGACGTCATCGCCCGCGGCATCTGCTGGAACCTGACCGGTGATCCGACCGTCGCCGACAACAAGACCGAAAACGGCACCGGCATCGGCGCCTTTACCAGTTCGCTCTCGGCCCTGACGGCCAGCACCACCTACTTTGTGCGCGCCTGGGCGACCAACGCCACAGGAACCGGCTATGGCCAGGTCGAGACCTTCACCACGCAGGCGCCCGCTCCGGCGGTCCTTAAGGTCGTCGCCCAGGATGGCAGCGGGGATTATACCACCGTCCAGGCCGCCTTCAACGACGTGCCCGATTTCTATACCGGGATGTGGTGCATCTATGTCAAGGCCGGCACTTACAGGGAAAAGCTGATGCTTGCCCAGAACAAGACCAACGTGGTGCTCAAGGGCGAGAATGCCATGACCACCATCCTCACCTATGACGATTATTCCGGCAAGGCGGGCGTTGGCGGTACCTCCAACAGCTACAGCACGGCGATAGAGGCGGATGATTTCACCGCGATGGACATCACCTTCCAGAATACGGTCAAGAACGACGGCACCTTCAGCGATCAACAGGCCGTCGCCCTGCGCATCAACGGCGACCGCGGCGCCTACTACAACTGCCGCCTCCTCGGCTACCAGGATACCTACTACGCCTGGGGTGGGCGCGGCACCGTACGCACCTACATGAAGGAATGCTACATTGAGGGTTCGGTCGATTTCATCTTCGGCCGCAACATCAACGTTTTTGATCACTGCGAGCTGCATGTCAATCGCCATTCCGGTTGTATCACCGCACCCAGCACCGATGCCACCTCCCGCTTCGGCTTGGTCTTCATGGACTGCAAGATTACCGCCGATTCGGTAGGATTCGACGGCGTTCCCATCACCAGCTTCCACCTTGGCCGACCCTGGCAGGGGAGACCCCAGTGTGTCTATCTCCGCTGCGACGAGCCCGCCACCCTCAGTCCTGAAGGATGGACGGTTATGACCGCCGGCCTCAATCCCTTCTTCGCCGAATATCATTGCTTTGGCGGAGGTTCGAATTTCTTCGGCCGGATCAACGGCGGAATCCAGCTGAGCAACGCGGAGGCGGCGGAGTATACCATCGCCAATATCTTCGCCAAAACCAGCAACCCCAACCTGGGATTTGACTGGATGCCCGAAAAACCAGTTTTCACTGGAATCGAGTGGAGCAAGGGACCGGAAGCGCTCCCGATGGTCTATGAACTCTCCCAGAACTATCCCAACCCCTTCAATCCGGTGACTACGATCCACTATGCCCTGCCCCGGAGCAGCCATGTGCGGATCACTATCTACAACATCCTCGGCGCCCGCGTGGCCACCCTGGTAGAGGGCCAGCAAGCGGCGGGGCGCTATTCGATCCGTTTCGATGGACTCAACCTTGGCAGTGGGGCCTACTTCTATCGCATCGATGCCGGCACCTTTCATCAGACCAGAAAGATGCTCTTGCTGAAGTAG
- a CDS encoding rhamnogalacturonan acetylesterase: MRIGLKTILCGGILFLSACCTIHTWHQAPTVLRLIGDSTMADKPVAETPERGWGQLFPQFYRADIQVVNYARNGRSTKSFIAEGLWAKVLADLRRGDYLFIQFGHNDAKSSDTSRYAAPHTTYRANLIRFVEEARACGAQPILITPVARRYFSPEGILQDAHGEYPGVVKEVAALYKVPLIDLHARSMQRLAELGPERSERLFMRVPPGLFKALPDGKSDNTHFMEEGAVEMAKLVIAGLREMNHPLIRYFKPEAGWPQPQPPSWPIPLATTPKP; the protein is encoded by the coding sequence ATGCGCATCGGGTTGAAAACAATCCTCTGCGGCGGCATACTGTTTCTCAGCGCCTGCTGCACCATACACACCTGGCATCAGGCGCCGACGGTTTTGCGCCTTATCGGTGATTCGACTATGGCCGACAAACCGGTCGCGGAGACCCCCGAGCGCGGCTGGGGACAGCTCTTTCCGCAGTTCTATCGGGCGGACATCCAGGTGGTCAATTATGCCAGAAACGGTCGCAGCACCAAGAGCTTCATCGCCGAGGGACTATGGGCTAAGGTTCTCGCCGACCTGCGCCGAGGGGATTATCTCTTCATCCAGTTCGGCCATAATGACGCCAAGAGCTCGGATACGTCGCGATACGCGGCGCCGCACACCACTTACCGTGCCAATCTGATCCGCTTTGTGGAGGAGGCCCGCGCCTGCGGCGCGCAGCCGATCCTGATCACCCCGGTTGCCCGGCGTTACTTTTCGCCCGAGGGCATTCTTCAGGACGCCCATGGTGAGTATCCCGGCGTGGTCAAGGAAGTCGCAGCCCTATACAAGGTACCTCTCATCGACCTTCACGCCAGGAGCATGCAACGGCTCGCGGAACTCGGTCCGGAGCGGTCGGAGCGCCTTTTCATGCGCGTGCCGCCCGGGCTCTTCAAGGCCCTGCCGGATGGCAAATCCGACAATACCCATTTCATGGAGGAGGGAGCGGTCGAGATGGCCAAACTGGTGATCGCCGGTCTGCGGGAGATGAACCACCCCCTGATCCGCTATTTCAAACCCGAGGCTGGGTGGCCGCAGCCGCAGCCGCCGTCCTGGCCGATTCCTTTGGCAACTACGCCTAAACCCTGA
- the pelA gene encoding pectate lyase, whose protein sequence is MPILSRSLLLALMLAGTGFARPDAVQSPARLTSGGVLSIPDAPFGLAGIDLPTIPGREFNIQAYGATGDGMALNTTAIQAAISTCSRSGGGRVIIPSGVWLTGPLKMESRVELHLESGALLLFSADHSLYPVIQTPSKSFVIASPLYGFGLEDIAITGPGIMDGAGESWRPVKKNKTTASQWNALLQSGGAVDEKGSVWWPSTAAMMGEAYLKNLQASKAKKEITAADFLPARDFLRPYMISFIDCKRVVVTEVTIRNSPKFALCPAWCDQLVIQNIKVNNEWWAQNGDGIDISACRHVLVEGCTVSAGDDGICMKSSARRGRSGPALEKVIVRDCIVYRGHGGFVVGSNTEGGMRDLLVENCTFIGTDIGLRFKSARGRGGAVENIRIRKIRMSGIVNEAIHFDTFYETESADTLIQPVTAETPLFRGITMEDVRCASAARAIVMTGLPEQPIQDIVIRESAFTASRGISLTDVSGLSLTQVRFHTGQGPLLTAKRCSGITIDGVPFSQSSNARFGSDIWRQLMHHDDAWFATAAAGAAAEQVLLYQCPCGGWPKNIDMVRPLTPEEKRALAAAPPADTAATIDNGATWTQLLFLARVNAAAPEPRFMDAFKRGLNYLLTAQYPNGGWPQFYPLHQGYYSHITYNDDAMIGVLTLLKEIADDQPMYRFIDQDRRRLAAQALERGIGCILKTQLTEGGKRTSWCAQYDEHTLAPAAARTYELVSLSGEESVGIVRFLMSLDHPDSLIAAAIQGAVAWFEQVKITGIRVDHVADASSPYGYNKVVVADSTMPPMWARFYIIGSNRPFFSDRDGRIHFDLAEISSERRNKYAWLGYWPQALLEKEYPAWHARYAALHP, encoded by the coding sequence ATGCCAATACTATCCCGGAGCTTGCTCCTGGCGTTGATGCTGGCCGGAACCGGCTTCGCACGGCCTGACGCTGTACAATCCCCGGCCCGGCTCACCAGCGGCGGCGTTCTGTCCATCCCCGATGCCCCCTTTGGTTTGGCCGGGATTGATTTGCCCACCATCCCGGGACGGGAATTCAACATCCAGGCCTATGGCGCAACTGGGGATGGGATGGCCCTCAATACCACTGCCATCCAGGCGGCCATCTCCACCTGTTCCCGCTCCGGAGGCGGCCGCGTGATAATTCCCTCCGGCGTCTGGCTGACGGGTCCCCTGAAAATGGAGAGCCGCGTCGAACTGCATCTCGAGAGCGGTGCCCTGCTGCTCTTCTCGGCGGACCACAGCCTCTACCCGGTCATTCAGACCCCGTCCAAATCGTTCGTGATTGCCTCCCCGCTCTATGGATTCGGACTCGAGGATATCGCCATAACCGGTCCCGGGATCATGGACGGGGCGGGAGAGAGCTGGCGGCCGGTGAAAAAAAACAAGACCACCGCCAGCCAATGGAACGCCCTGCTTCAATCCGGCGGTGCCGTTGATGAGAAGGGCAGTGTGTGGTGGCCCTCCACGGCGGCCATGATGGGCGAGGCCTATTTGAAAAATCTCCAGGCTTCGAAAGCGAAGAAAGAGATCACGGCGGCGGACTTTCTCCCGGCCCGTGATTTTCTTCGTCCCTATATGATCTCCTTCATTGATTGCAAGCGGGTGGTGGTCACCGAGGTGACGATCCGCAACTCGCCCAAGTTCGCCCTTTGTCCCGCCTGGTGCGATCAGCTGGTCATTCAAAATATTAAAGTGAATAATGAATGGTGGGCCCAGAACGGCGACGGCATCGACATCAGCGCCTGCCGCCATGTGCTGGTGGAGGGATGTACTGTAAGTGCTGGAGATGATGGCATTTGCATGAAATCGAGTGCGCGCAGGGGCCGCTCGGGTCCGGCGCTCGAAAAGGTCATCGTGCGCGATTGCATCGTCTATCGGGGCCATGGCGGATTCGTCGTCGGAAGCAACACCGAGGGCGGGATGCGGGATCTGCTCGTCGAGAACTGCACCTTCATCGGCACCGATATCGGCTTGCGCTTCAAGAGTGCGCGCGGGCGCGGCGGCGCAGTGGAGAATATCCGGATCCGCAAAATCCGGATGAGCGGGATCGTCAATGAGGCGATCCACTTCGATACGTTTTATGAAACCGAATCCGCCGATACCCTGATCCAGCCGGTGACTGCAGAGACGCCGCTCTTTCGCGGCATCACCATGGAAGATGTCCGTTGCGCCAGCGCCGCCCGCGCCATCGTCATGACCGGCCTCCCCGAGCAGCCCATCCAAGATATCGTCATACGCGAGAGCGCCTTCACCGCCTCTCGGGGGATCAGCCTCACCGATGTCAGCGGACTGAGCCTGACACAGGTCCGCTTCCATACCGGGCAGGGACCACTCCTCACCGCCAAACGCTGCAGCGGCATCACCATCGATGGGGTACCCTTTTCGCAGAGCAGCAACGCACGGTTTGGCTCGGACATCTGGCGCCAGCTGATGCACCATGACGACGCGTGGTTTGCAACCGCCGCGGCAGGCGCCGCTGCGGAGCAAGTGCTGCTCTACCAATGCCCCTGCGGCGGTTGGCCTAAGAATATCGATATGGTCCGGCCGCTCACTCCGGAGGAGAAGCGCGCTCTGGCCGCGGCTCCACCGGCCGATACCGCCGCGACTATCGATAACGGTGCGACCTGGACCCAGCTGTTGTTCCTTGCGCGGGTAAACGCTGCAGCGCCCGAGCCGCGCTTTATGGATGCCTTCAAGCGCGGCCTGAACTATTTGCTGACGGCGCAGTACCCCAACGGCGGCTGGCCCCAGTTCTATCCCCTGCACCAGGGCTATTACTCCCACATCACCTACAACGACGACGCCATGATCGGGGTTCTGACACTGCTCAAGGAAATCGCCGATGATCAGCCGATGTACCGTTTTATCGATCAGGATCGACGCCGCCTGGCGGCGCAGGCGCTCGAAAGGGGCATTGGTTGTATTCTCAAAACGCAGTTGACAGAAGGGGGAAAACGGACCTCCTGGTGCGCGCAGTACGACGAACATACCTTGGCACCGGCGGCGGCGCGGACCTACGAGCTGGTCTCGCTCAGCGGCGAGGAGTCGGTCGGGATTGTGCGCTTTCTGATGTCGCTCGATCATCCCGATTCCCTGATCGCCGCGGCTATCCAGGGGGCTGTCGCGTGGTTCGAACAGGTTAAGATCACCGGCATCCGGGTCGACCATGTCGCGGATGCCTCGAGTCCCTACGGCTACAACAAGGTGGTGGTTGCCGACTCGACCATGCCGCCAATGTGGGCACGATTTTACATCATCGGCTCGAACCGCCCCTTCTTCAGTGACCGGGACGGCCGGATCCATTTCGACCTGGCCGAAATTTCCTCCGAGCGGCGCAATAAGTATGCCTGGCTCGGCTATTGGCCGCAAGCATTGCTCGAGAAGGAGTATCCCGCCTGGCATGCGCGATATGCAGCACTGCACCCCTGA